In Nitrosococcus halophilus Nc 4, the genomic stretch CCGGCAAGAACTCCATATCCAAAACCTGCTCCCAGGTCCATCCGGTGCCCTCGAAAGTGGCGGGGAAAGTGTTTTCGTCTTTATCCGTTTCCCGTGCCGCCACGATAACTGCACCGGGATAAGCCTCGGCAATGGTGGCGGCCAGCTCGGGCTTGAGGCTAGGATTTTTCCGCAACAGCTTGGCGATCTGGTGGCGCTGCTCCTTAATAGTAAGCTGCCAACTTCGACCCTGCCGCTCCGGTTGATACTGCCACTTGAGTAGATGGGCCAGCAAAATAGTTAAACGGCTATCGAGTGCACGCCAAACACTGGCCCCCATATCTTCGACCTCCTCGATCAAGTCCTCCATATTCACCTCGTTAAACTTGCCTTGGCGTAATTTCTCAGCGGTTTCTCGGGTCCAACCGTAAAAGTCTTTATTGGGGTCTATCATGATCTGCCCTCCAAGGGGAAACCCCGCCAGGGTGAGCCATAGCGGAGTATGATAAGGATTTAGGGTTAGTAACCTTTATGTTTGGCATACTCCAAAAGTTCGCCCTTTAATCTTTCTACGGCCCCCAATACTGTCAAGGGGTTACTTTCTGCCTCCCCGGCCCAGCCGTAGTAATTGCGATTTTGTTCTCCTATACTAATAAAGAGAACTCCCTCCAGCTCACCAGATTTTGCCAGCTCTAGAAGCTTCTCCGCCGCCTTGACCACAGTAGAAGCCTACAACACTTATCCCTTAATTAACAATAACTTACAAGATATTTATCACCCCCTAAAACGATTGGGGTAGCATTTCAAGGGGCAATTCGGTTTTTGGCTCTTTTATAGCCTCCGCTATCTCCGTTTTTTATTGGTACCGCAAAACTCCCCT encodes the following:
- a CDS encoding DUF29 domain-containing protein, whose translation is MIDPNKDFYGWTRETAEKLRQGKFNEVNMEDLIEEVEDMGASVWRALDSRLTILLAHLLKWQYQPERQGRSWQLTIKEQRHQIAKLLRKNPSLKPELAATIAEAYPGAVIVAARETDKDENTFPATFEGTGWTWEQVLDMEFLPE